The genomic stretch GCTGGGGAGCCTTATTGCACATGTAACCTTCAGCCCCTGTTCCAAACTCTGCAGCTGTGACCTGGCGCTCACCTCTCACTCTCCGCCATCTGCATGGTCTCCAGTTTGGAGTGCGCCCCTCGGTTGAAGCCCTTcacctcctgctcctccagACCCTCCAGTAGGCGGATGGCATCCTTGTTCACGCCCCTCCTCTTTGCCAGCACCAGCGGCGTCGACCCGTTGTGGTTACTGTACACAACACACAACAGAACCAGAGTCCTGAAAAAACCCCTGAAAAATCGCCCTCTGAGGAACCTGTAATTCACTCTCTCACTCCACGTGTCAGTTTTCCTAGCTGATTCTGGGCCATGCTCTTTTTAGAGAACGTATGCAATGCATTTTTGCTTTAAATAACTGATACATTTTGTTTAATGACCCTACTTAACTTCACAATAACCTTTACTTTAGGAAATTTAGACATTGTTTTAAAAGGTAACAAAACACTCACCAGATGTCAATTTTCAGGCCGTTGGATACCAAGAACTGGATGGTATCTACATGGCCACACAGGTGGAGTGCAGTGTTGCCCTGGTAATCAGTGGCCAGCAGGTCGGCGCCAAACTTGTGCAGGAATCTGCAGATCTCCACATTGCCACGGGCAGCAGCCAGGTGCAGGCCCGTACGGCCCCGACTGTCGCGGATGTTGGGGTCACAGCCCGTCTCCAGCAGCCGCTTAGCGTAGCTCAGGTCGCCGTCGATGCAAGCCTGTAGCAGCGGCACGCTGCACTGCGAGGAGTCATTGATGAAGACATACGACATGTCCGAGTGGGTCTCTGAAAAGTCCAGGGTACCTATAGGGGGTTGGAAAACCACTCCAATAAAGAGCTGAGCACTATGAAAGTTTATACTGCAATTCACGCACATGATACACAACACTTTAAATTAACACACATCTTGCAACATATGTTATTACATGAAAGGTGGTGTAATAAAATTACAAGATTACTTATCTAGCAATTATAATTAATTAGCAGTCAGAAAATACTCATGGACagacagaaaattaaaacttgtATCAAcgtttattttaaagtttttcttttaatccgAGCAATTTACATAACCTTTAAAAAGATGAGCTTGCTAACTCATCTCAAGGACGAATAAGTGACACcaatgaaagttttttttgttgttgttaaaatTAATTAAGCTATTCAACCGTTGTCATTCACTCTCAGGCAGATACGCATACATGTACATTCGTTATACGGAGAtgatattttacagttttttaatTTACCATGTTTTTAGCATAAGTCGCCAAATACCTGTATCTAGGTACTTAAAAGATGCTCTAATGAAATccaaaatattaacaaacacgACATGGACTCTCAACGTTAAGTATATTCAGTAAAGGCACAGTGTCCACGTTAATTGTAATTGCAGGTTTACATAGAAGTAATTACTTACTATTTGTCGATACGGTGTCAGACAGATTAGACATTTCATCAAGCCCCTTGTAATGTCAAACTAGCCTGCAATGCACAATTTTCAACTAGCATCTATAAATAAatgctagctagctagcttGATTGCTGAAGGTTTGATTGTGCCACCGGGCAGTTTGCAGCGATTGCAGCTCGCAGCCTGGGTTGCCAGTTTTCAAAGTCGGGTGTATATAATAACCTATTGCGATACCGAGTTGTTCAACAGCGATCTAAAATCGCTAAACTTGCCACGGCATCCAGATCTTATCTAATGGTACTTTAGGCAGTCTACCCTGCCCAGCGTTTTAAAATACCAACTAGCTAAACTGAAAACAACAACAGTGATGTGCGTTTTCCATATAAACCTTACCTGCGATTAAATAAAAGATCCGCTTATATACGGATATTTACCTGTTTGAGTGTTCCCGACCAGACGAAAATCAAAGTC from Paramormyrops kingsleyae isolate MSU_618 chromosome 10, PKINGS_0.4, whole genome shotgun sequence encodes the following:
- the ankrd46b gene encoding ankyrin repeat domain-containing protein 46, with protein sequence MSYVFINDSSQCSVPLLQACIDGDLSYAKRLLETGCDPNIRDSRGRTGLHLAAARGNVEICRFLHKFGADLLATDYQGNTALHLCGHVDTIQFLVSNGLKIDICNHNGSTPLVLAKRRGVNKDAIRLLEGLEEQEVKGFNRGAHSKLETMQMAESESAMESHSLLNPNLQNSEGVLSSFRTTWQEFVEDLGFWRVLLLLVVIALLSLGIAYYVSGVLPFAANQLELVH